The sequence CTCCGTATTTCCGTTGCCTGCTCCAGAGTTTTCAGCCCGGGAGCGTGCTGCTCCCACTGCTCATTGCCGAAATATGTATGCTTCGCCCCGCATGCTATTATCAGGTAATCGTAGGAGAGCTCACCGAAGTCGGTGACAACTTTTTTATCATCTGAGTTTATGGAGAGCACATTCCCCAGAACAACCTTGATATTGTCATGTTTGGCGAGAAGGCTGCGCACCGGGACGGCTATATCCGCAGGGTTCAGCCCTGCCATAGCCACCTGATAAAGAAGAGGCTGGAAAAGATGATGGTTTGTCTTATCTATCAGAATCACTTCTGCGTCTTTATTTCCGCCGAGCCCCTTGGCTGTGTTTAATCCGGCGAACCCGCCGCCGATAATAATGATTTTTTTCATGCCATCCTCCGGATGCAAAAGGGACAATGCCTGTGTATGCCGCTGATAATTGGTTATTTATTTATGCAGGTCAAGCATTTATTTTGGTTTTTTTTAATCGCTTTATCTTGATATAATATCACAGTGTTATACACATTATGAGGGGTTTTAATGTTGATTTATGAACAAATACTGAAAAGAGTGACGGACAAGCTGAGTAAGGCAAGAACAGACGCCTGTCTCGGAAAGGCTGCCGAACAGGCGGCTGAGGCTGCTGATATGCTCATCGGCAGGGAGAGGGATAAGACTTCGTTTGAATTTATCGCATGCAGGGTCGGGTGCGCACATTGCTGCGTGGTTTATATTACGGTGCTTCTGCCCGAGGCGGTGAATATCGCCCGCTATCTCAGGGAGCAGGGGGAAGCCGAAAGGCTTATTCCGCTTCTTGTGGAACGGGTGCGGGAGACCATGTGGACGGAGGAGCAGGACTGGAGCCTTCTCGGGAAAAAGTGTATTTTTCTCGACAAAAGCGGGGGATGCTCTGTTTATCCGGTGCGTCCTCTGCTTTGCAGGGCGGTAACCTCCGTTTCCGCGGAGGATTGTCATGAAGCTCTGACGGCTAGGATAATGGGGGAGGAAAAGCCGATCCTGATGAATCTTGCGGTGAAAAAAAACTATGAGCAGGCTTTCAGGGCAATGGCGGGTGCCATGGAAAAATGCGGTATGGACAGCGCCGGACTTGAGCTGACACGGGCGGTGCTGTGCGCTCTCAGGCATGACGACATAGCGGAAAGGCTCGGAAAAGGGGAGAAGATACGCCCCTGTTAGGCGGCTATGTACAGGGCAACACCGCCCGCGGCGAGTGCCGCCGCAAACACCGTCATAACCCTGATGCCCACCTGCCTGTTTGATATGAAAAGCACAAGCAGACCCTTGAGCAGGGTGTTTGTCGCCGCCGCCGTCATTATCGCCGTGGCTGCGGTGGTGTGGCTGAGCTCGCCGTGCGCCAGTCTCGCCATTGAGATGGTTATGGCGTCCACATCTGTTAAGCCTGAGAAGAAAGCCAGTACTATAATTCCCGCATCGCCGAAGGATTCCTTGATAAACTGCGAGATTAACAGAATGAGCGAAATAAGCGCCGCAAACTTCAATGCAGGCTTTATCTGAAACGGGTTGCTGAGAGGCGGGACATCCGCTTTCACCTCTTTGTCCTTCGCGCGGGTGAACCAGAAAAAAGCCATGCCCAGATAAACTGCGATGCCGCTGACTAAGAGCGGAGCGGCAACCAGCCTCAGAAGCTCTTTGTTAACAACGGAAACCTCAATGAGCATTCGGGGGAACATCGTTCCGCAGGCGATGAGTATTCCGGCGGAGAAGACTCTTTTAAGCTGTGAATGCTTGCCCAGTCGTGAAAATGAGAGGGTGAGCGCTGTGGAGGACACCAGACCGCCGAGTATGCCCGTTATCATTATGCCTTTGCCCGCACCGGCTATTCGTATGGCGAAATATCCCGCGAACGACATTCCTGTTATAAGCACCACAAACCACCATACTTCATAGGGATTCAGTGCTGCATAAGGACCGTATCCCTGATCGGGAAGCACAGGGAGCAGAACGACAGATATGAGCAGAAGCTTCAGCGTGGCGTGTATCTCCTTTGCTTCAAGCTTTTTTACCCATTGATAAACAACGGGCTTCATGCTGAGTATCACCGCTGTTACAACCGCTATGGAGGATGCTATTGTCATAAAGCCGAGTGATGAGAGCAGCCCGAGGCAGAAGGTAATGTCTGCTGCGATGACTGTTGTTATTCCCACTCCGTGCGGGCGTCCGCAGTCGCTCACATGAACGGCGGTGAGAAGAACAGTGACAGCGGCAAATGCAATGCCTGCTATGAAAAGATTATTGTAAGTGCTGCTGAGAAAACCGATTATTCCGCCGAGAAGACCTATGAGCCCGAAGGTGCGGAGACCGAAAAAAGGTGAGGACTCACCGTCTATAACTTCACGCCAGCCTCTTTCAAGCCCGATGAGAAGCCCCAGCGCAAGGGACAGAAACAAAGGAATAAACTCGTTCATCAGACACCTTCATTAATATAGCCGATAATAGTTTAGCCTATTTCGGGCAGGATAACAAACCAAGAAATTTTAAGGCGTAAGCCGGCGCTCAGCCCATTGTTCTCAGGCTGATACGGTTTCTGCCGGCGTCTTTTGACTTGTAAAGTTCTTCGTCTGCCGCTTTGTACAGTGAATCCATATCAATTTTTGGATATTTTGCCAGATTAACGCATATCCCGCCGAAGGACGAGGTCACGAATTTGGAGGCGGGGTTGCCTGTGTGCTCTATCATAAGATTTTCAAGCGCGCCGCGGATTTTTTCAAGAAACTCAGCGCTCTTTTCTTCGTCCAGACCGCTGAACAGGAGACCGAACTCTTCGCCGCCCAGACGGAAACTGTAGTCCGAGCTCCTCAGCATGAAGCCTTTCAGGCAGTGGGCAACGCTTTTAAGCACCATGTCACCCTGAGTGTGTCCGTAGGTATCGTTGTATTCCTTGAATTTATCTACATCCAGCAGGACAAAGGTGAGGAATTTGCTGTCCCGTCTCACTCTTTTCAGCTCGGCACTGAGAACGGAGTTGAAGAAGCGCCGGTTGTGCAGTCCGGTGAGCTCATCAGTGAGAGAAAGCTCCTCAACTTTTTTTCTGTCGGTTATATCCTGCCTGACAGAGAGCATGCCAATCACTGTGCCGTCAGGGTTGAATTTAGGCGAAACGGTAGCCTTCACCCAATAAAGTTCTCCGTTTTTGCGCCTGTTTCTCACCTCTCCCGTCCATTTTTCTCCGGAGAGTACCATAAAGCGTATGTCGTCCGCCGTGGGCGGGTCGTTTCTGTCATACTTGAAGTCGTTATGCTTCTTGCCTATCAGCTCTTCCCTGCTGAATCCGGAGACAAGGCAGAAGGCTTTGCTGACTGAGGTTATTAACCCTTTTTTGTCAGTTTCGGAGACGATCACGTTTTCATCTATTATTTCCACGTATTCGTTGAGCTTGAAGTAAGCGTTTTTGAGCTCATGCTGAGCCTTGCGCATTGCGGTAATATCCTGCACAGTCCCTGTTATCACCTTTTCCCCGTTTTTCAGAACGGATGTGACGGCTTTGGCGTGCACCCACTTATCCTGACCGCTCTGGTCGCTTACTTTGTATTCGGTTTCAAATGGAATATTTTTTCTTGCCAGATCCTGAAGGTGCTTTTTCAGCCTGTTGCGGTCATGCTCATGAACTTTCTCCAGAAAGCTTTCCAGTACCACTTCCTGTCCTTCCCTGATCCCGTGGATGGTGTAAAACATTCTGGAAAGCCACAGTCTGCCGCTGCGCAGGTTCCATTCCCAATTGCCTATGTTGGATATGGTCTGGGCGTTTTCAAGACTTGCTCTGGTTTTTTCCAGTTCGTCATGAAGTTCTTTTCTGGTGCTGATGTCGCTGAAGGTGGCCGCTGTTTTGTCTACCCTGTCGGCGTTGCTTGTGAACAGAGGCATGACGTTTACTATAAACCAGCTTGTGTTTCCGTCAGGCTTTTTCAGCCCGATTATGCTGTCCACAGACGGCTTGCCGTTAGTTCTGCATGCTGCTATGGGCGGGCAGAAGCTTCCGGTTACATTATCGGTTTCATCGGTGAATTTGAGCCCGACTGATTCAAGGGTTCTCCCTATTATGCCTGTGTCGCCTATGCCGAACATTTCCCGCAGGCTGGCGTTGATGCTGATTATCCGCCCCTGTCCGTCCTGAATAAGCACTCCTTCGCGCATCACGGCAATTACAGTCTTGAAGCGCTTCTCGGTTTCCTGCTTCTCTTCCGTTTCTTTCAGCAGAGCGAGATGTTTTTCTTCCAAGCGGTTCTCAAACCCGATCCTTTCATCAATCATCCTGTTGGCGTATTCCGCAAGGATTCTGAATTCCGTGAAAAACAGCTCGTCGGGAGCTATTCTCGCATTTTCATCCCTTCCTCTTTCAAAGAAGAGCATGAATGAGCCGAAGCTTCTCTTTATACGCTCTGATATTCTGCGGGCAATAAGTGAAATAACTATGAGAGTTACGAGCAGCACAGCGACTGTCTGTATTATGCTTTTTTTTGTCCTTGCCGCCATGACGGTCTTTTCCGCTTCGTATTCCGCTTCTATATCATCGATGTACAGTCCTGTTCCGTAAATTGCGTTCAGTTCCCTGTCTGCGGCGAAGTATGATATTTTGTTGAGGGGCTTGCCGCCTTTGCGTCGTGGATAGAGATAAGAGTAGAATGTACCGTCCTCTTTTTCCAAAAACTCTTTTATTTCGAGATAAGGGTACTTGCCTGTAGAATCCTGAAACTTTTCAAAGTAGAGGGGAGGGTCGTAGAAACTTCCGAAGTTTGCGTGGAGATAGCCGTCAAAGTCTGCGACGATGAAATATCCGTCCTGCCCGAGGGACATATGAGCAAGAGACCTGAATATCTTCTCTCTCATTCTGCCGAGAAAAAGCTCTCTGTTTATCTGAACGCCTATTATGAGCCCGGATCTTTTTTCCAGAGCGGCGGACGCGCTGATGTCTAAAGGACTTCTCTCTTCCTTCGGAGCGCTTCTGAAGCGTGTATTTGCCTTAAAGCCTGTGAGTGCGTTTTTGAAGAGAGTTTCGTAAGGGCTTAATTCATCAGCGTCTTTGTATGTGAATACATGGCTGCCTATAAGCTCGGGCATGGAGGAATGAGCGAGGAACATGCCTTCCTTATCCAGAATGAAAATATCTGTCTGGAGATTCAGCGCAAGAGATATTAGTGAGCTTAAAAGCTCGTTATGTTTTTCGTATTTCGCTATTTGTCCGGCTGAGGCAAGAATATTTTCCAGACCGGCGGAGATGAATCTGCCTATCTCATCTTCTGTCCGCCCCTTTTCAAAGTCTATGAAAGCCTTTACCTCATCCACCTGAGTGCGGATAAGCTCTTTTCTGCTGTTAATCTGAGCGGTTTTCAGGGTCGCCGCTTCTTCATCGAAGCGTGTGTTGATCTCCTTTACCCACAAAAAACCCACCGTAACGACGGTAACTACCGCCGCAGTGAACGCTGACAAAAAAATCTGTTCCGATAGGTTTTTGAATTTAAGCATCAGCCTGCCTTACTATTCCGGCTTCACCCGTAGCTTTTAAGTGCAGACTCAGTATCTTTATATACTTTAAGCACTTTGTGCAGACTGGTGATCCTGAGTATATCCGTAATTCCCGGGCTTACCGCAGCCAGCCTGAGATCTCCGCCTGAGTGTCTCAAATCCGCGGCGGCTTTAACAAGCGTGCCCAAGCCGCTGGAATCAATGTAAATGGTTCTGTTCATGTTTATGACCGCTTTGACGCATCCTGATTCGGCAAGCTCTCTGACAAGCTTTCTGAAATCTTCAAGGGTGTCGTAGTTGATCGATTTCGGCGGCGTTATAACAGTCGTGATTCCGCCCTCATTTTTATATTCCCACATAAGCTACCGTTTTATTATGAATTATATGTTCCCGCACTGCTTTTGTAAACTCAATGTCGGGCTCCATTTTAAGACGCAAAGTACACATACGCCATATAGATCACATAAAGTGCGGCTATAGCCCATGATACAAGTGATATACGCCTGTGCTTTTTTGCTGTTTTATCAAGCTCTATTCCCAGAAGCACAAGAGCGACAACAATTGAGGTGAGCAGCACCGCCAATGTGTTAACCCTGCTCACTGTGGAATATACGTCACCCTTGAGGTAAAACAGGTCACAGAGCCCGACTATCGTTATATTGAATATGTTGGAGCCGATGAGGTTGCCCACAGCCATATTCACCGAGCCCAGCTTAACAGCGGCTATGCAGACTGCAAGCTCCGGCAGGGACGTCACGAACGCCAGAAGAAAGTTGCCCACGAACGAGCCCCCCAGTCCTGTATCAGTGGCTATGAAATCCGCTGACTTGCTGAGCGCAAGCCCCGCCGCCACTATGATTGCCGCTGAAACGGCGAATGATATGAAGGCGGATGAAAGCGTTGTTCCGTTTACGTCAGTCTCCTCCAGCTCTGCTTCAAGCTCGTCTTTGTGGATGAACGCTGTGTACATGGAGATAAAATAAACGGCGAATATGGCTATGCTTGTAACATTCAGCCAGCCTATGGAGGGCATAGGCGCTAAAAGTCCCACACCGCTTATCATCGTGAGGATGATAACGTAGAGTCCGGTTGTCACGTTGGACTTGCTGGCGTGTGCCAGTATGCTCCCCTTGCGGTACATGGCGTCCATTATGAAGATTACCAGCATGTTGAACATGTTTGAGCCGTAAACATTACCGAAGGCGAGATCAGGGTTGTCGACGATCGTTACTGCGCCTATGGAGGAAATTACCTCCGGAAGACTGGTGGAGGCGGCAATGAGCGTAAGCCCTATGAAGCTGTGCCCGAGTCCGGTTTTTTCGGCTATGACATCGCCGCTGACGGACATTTTTTTACCGGCGAAGATTACCGCCGCAGCGGACGCAAGGAAAAGAAGATAATACATTTTAAATACACCCTGAATTTCAGATTATTTTTGAGGCACGCAAGCTATCCGTCAAGCTCTTTGAGAAAAGTTATTTTTCTGCCTTCATAGGCTATAACTTCCTCTTCCGCAAGCTTTTTCAGAAGCCTTGAAAAGGTTTCCGGAGTTGTCCCCAGCAAAAGAGCCAGCTCCCCCTTCGGAACCGGCAGTGTGACTGTGTTTTTACCCTTGTGCTGCAAGGTTTCCAGATAATGCAGGAATCTTCCCCGCACATCCTTAAGGGTGAGGTTTTCGATCATGTTGACGAAATATTTTATCCGTCTGGCGAGCAGACCTATTATCGCCATTGCAACCTTCGGAGTTTTTTCTATCTGCCTGAAAAGCTCCGCGGCGTCCATCTCAAGGAGGACGCAGTTTTCCATTGCTTCTGATGTGACAGGATAGCAGCACTCAAGCTGAAGAATGATTTCAGCGAACATTTCATTCTGCGCAACGAAGTGAACTATGGCTTCCTTGCCTTCGTTATTCGTTTTGTAGAGCTTGATCTTCCCTTCCAGCAGAAAATAGATGTATCTGCCCGTCTGCCCCTCCATGAAGAGTATGCCCCCTTTGTCGAGGGTTTTTACTCTGGAGATCCTGTCAATGACGTCATGCACGCTGTCATCGCCGAAAAATGCCGTTAAAAATTTCTTTACTGCGTTTTTTTTATCCATTCTTGATCCATATCAAATCATTTACTTGTTATTCTTATATCATAACTCCATCAGAAAAAAAAAGACAGGAGGACAAATTAATGGGAATGTTTTGTATGCAGTGTCAGGAAACGGCAAAAAACACCGGCTGCACGGTAAAGGGTGTTTGCGGCAAACAGGCGGATACCGCACAGCTTCAGGATCTTCTTCTTTTCACCCTCAAGGGCATAGCTTTTGCGGGCGAACACGCTCCCGCCGGAGTTTATGAGAAAGAGGCAGGTTTCTTCACAATCAAGGCGCTTTTCGCCACAATCACCAACGCTAACTTTGACAATGTTAAGCTGACATCTCTTGTGAAAGAGGCTTTGAATATAAGGGAATCCGTTAAGGCTAAAGCGGCTCTGCCTGCGCAGACCCCGGACTGTGTTACGTGGACGCCCGCAAGTGACGCTGAACTTGATGCGAAAGCGGCTTCAGTGGGCATTCTGCTTGAAACAAACGAAGACCTCCGCTCTCTGAAAGAGCTGATCACCTATGGTCTTAAGGGAATAGCAGCCTATGCTGAGCATGCGGCGGTTCTCGGTTATGAGGATGACGCCATCTACTCCTTCGCTAAGGAAGCTCTCGCTGCCACAGTTAAGGATCTCGGCATGGAGCAGCTTATAGCGCTTGTTATGAAAACAGGCGAAATCGCTGTAACAACTATGGCACTGCTTGATAAGGCTAACACCACATCCTACGGCAGCCCTGAACCCACTGAGGTTAACATCGGCGTGCGTAAAAACCCCGGGATACTTATCTCCGGTCACGACCTGAAAGACCTTCAGGAGCTCCTTGAGCAGACGGAAGGAACAGGTGTTGACGTTTACACCCACAGTGAAATGCTTCCCGGTCACTACTATCCGGCATTTAAAAAGTACAGCCAGTTTGCAGGAAACTACGGCGGCTCATGGTGGCATCAGGATAAGGAGTTTGAAACATTCAACGGACCTATCCTTATGACTACAAACTGCATCGTGCCCGTTAAGGATTCTTACAAAGAAAGAATCTTCACAACAGGCATGGCGGGCTATCCGGGCGTTAAACACATCGCCGACAGAGCAAAAGGCGGCAAAAAGGATTTCTCCGAAATTATCGCCCTCGCTAAAAAATGTGCGGCTCCCGTTGAGCTTGAAACAGGCAAAATCATCGGCGGTTTCGCTCACGGAACGGTTCTTTCCATAGCTGATAAGGTCATAGAAGCTGTTAAATCCGGCGCTGTGAAGGGCTTTATCGTTATGGCAGG is a genomic window of Geovibrio thiophilus containing:
- a CDS encoding YkgJ family cysteine cluster protein, translated to MLIYEQILKRVTDKLSKARTDACLGKAAEQAAEAADMLIGRERDKTSFEFIACRVGCAHCCVVYITVLLPEAVNIARYLREQGEAERLIPLLVERVRETMWTEEQDWSLLGKKCIFLDKSGGCSVYPVRPLLCRAVTSVSAEDCHEALTARIMGEEKPILMNLAVKKNYEQAFRAMAGAMEKCGMDSAGLELTRAVLCALRHDDIAERLGKGEKIRPC
- a CDS encoding MgtC/SapB family protein, coding for MNEFIPLFLSLALGLLIGLERGWREVIDGESSPFFGLRTFGLIGLLGGIIGFLSSTYNNLFIAGIAFAAVTVLLTAVHVSDCGRPHGVGITTVIAADITFCLGLLSSLGFMTIASSIAVVTAVILSMKPVVYQWVKKLEAKEIHATLKLLLISVVLLPVLPDQGYGPYAALNPYEVWWFVVLITGMSFAGYFAIRIAGAGKGIMITGILGGLVSSTALTLSFSRLGKHSQLKRVFSAGILIACGTMFPRMLIEVSVVNKELLRLVAAPLLVSGIAVYLGMAFFWFTRAKDKEVKADVPPLSNPFQIKPALKFAALISLILLISQFIKESFGDAGIIVLAFFSGLTDVDAITISMARLAHGELSHTTAATAIMTAAATNTLLKGLLVLFISNRQVGIRVMTVFAAALAAGGVALYIAA
- a CDS encoding diguanylate cyclase domain-containing protein, coding for MLKFKNLSEQIFLSAFTAAVVTVVTVGFLWVKEINTRFDEEAATLKTAQINSRKELIRTQVDEVKAFIDFEKGRTEDEIGRFISAGLENILASAGQIAKYEKHNELLSSLISLALNLQTDIFILDKEGMFLAHSSMPELIGSHVFTYKDADELSPYETLFKNALTGFKANTRFRSAPKEERSPLDISASAALEKRSGLIIGVQINRELFLGRMREKIFRSLAHMSLGQDGYFIVADFDGYLHANFGSFYDPPLYFEKFQDSTGKYPYLEIKEFLEKEDGTFYSYLYPRRKGGKPLNKISYFAADRELNAIYGTGLYIDDIEAEYEAEKTVMAARTKKSIIQTVAVLLVTLIVISLIARRISERIKRSFGSFMLFFERGRDENARIAPDELFFTEFRILAEYANRMIDERIGFENRLEEKHLALLKETEEKQETEKRFKTVIAVMREGVLIQDGQGRIISINASLREMFGIGDTGIIGRTLESVGLKFTDETDNVTGSFCPPIAACRTNGKPSVDSIIGLKKPDGNTSWFIVNVMPLFTSNADRVDKTAATFSDISTRKELHDELEKTRASLENAQTISNIGNWEWNLRSGRLWLSRMFYTIHGIREGQEVVLESFLEKVHEHDRNRLKKHLQDLARKNIPFETEYKVSDQSGQDKWVHAKAVTSVLKNGEKVITGTVQDITAMRKAQHELKNAYFKLNEYVEIIDENVIVSETDKKGLITSVSKAFCLVSGFSREELIGKKHNDFKYDRNDPPTADDIRFMVLSGEKWTGEVRNRRKNGELYWVKATVSPKFNPDGTVIGMLSVRQDITDRKKVEELSLTDELTGLHNRRFFNSVLSAELKRVRRDSKFLTFVLLDVDKFKEYNDTYGHTQGDMVLKSVAHCLKGFMLRSSDYSFRLGGEEFGLLFSGLDEEKSAEFLEKIRGALENLMIEHTGNPASKFVTSSFGGICVNLAKYPKIDMDSLYKAADEELYKSKDAGRNRISLRTMG
- a CDS encoding STAS domain-containing protein; translated protein: MWEYKNEGGITTVITPPKSINYDTLEDFRKLVRELAESGCVKAVINMNRTIYIDSSGLGTLVKAAADLRHSGGDLRLAAVSPGITDILRITSLHKVLKVYKDTESALKSYG
- a CDS encoding sodium:calcium antiporter → MYYLLFLASAAAVIFAGKKMSVSGDVIAEKTGLGHSFIGLTLIAASTSLPEVISSIGAVTIVDNPDLAFGNVYGSNMFNMLVIFIMDAMYRKGSILAHASKSNVTTGLYVIILTMISGVGLLAPMPSIGWLNVTSIAIFAVYFISMYTAFIHKDELEAELEETDVNGTTLSSAFISFAVSAAIIVAAGLALSKSADFIATDTGLGGSFVGNFLLAFVTSLPELAVCIAAVKLGSVNMAVGNLIGSNIFNITIVGLCDLFYLKGDVYSTVSRVNTLAVLLTSIVVALVLLGIELDKTAKKHRRISLVSWAIAALYVIYMAYVYFAS
- a CDS encoding Crp/Fnr family transcriptional regulator, translating into MDKKNAVKKFLTAFFGDDSVHDVIDRISRVKTLDKGGILFMEGQTGRYIYFLLEGKIKLYKTNNEGKEAIVHFVAQNEMFAEIILQLECCYPVTSEAMENCVLLEMDAAELFRQIEKTPKVAMAIIGLLARRIKYFVNMIENLTLKDVRGRFLHYLETLQHKGKNTVTLPVPKGELALLLGTTPETFSRLLKKLAEEEVIAYEGRKITFLKELDG
- the hcp gene encoding hydroxylamine reductase → MGMFCMQCQETAKNTGCTVKGVCGKQADTAQLQDLLLFTLKGIAFAGEHAPAGVYEKEAGFFTIKALFATITNANFDNVKLTSLVKEALNIRESVKAKAALPAQTPDCVTWTPASDAELDAKAASVGILLETNEDLRSLKELITYGLKGIAAYAEHAAVLGYEDDAIYSFAKEALAATVKDLGMEQLIALVMKTGEIAVTTMALLDKANTTSYGSPEPTEVNIGVRKNPGILISGHDLKDLQELLEQTEGTGVDVYTHSEMLPGHYYPAFKKYSQFAGNYGGSWWHQDKEFETFNGPILMTTNCIVPVKDSYKERIFTTGMAGYPGVKHIADRAKGGKKDFSEIIALAKKCAAPVELETGKIIGGFAHGTVLSIADKVIEAVKSGAVKGFIVMAGCDGRHKTRSHYTEVAEKLPEGYIILTAGCAKYRYNKLNLGTIGGIPRVLDAGQCNDSYSLAVIALKLKEAFGLDDVNKLPIYYDVAWYEQKAVTVLLALLYLGVKNIHLGPTLPAFLSPAVANFIVEQFKLSPVKEADEFVGMLA